A region from the Gammaproteobacteria bacterium genome encodes:
- the lpxA gene encoding acyl-ACP--UDP-N-acetylglucosamine O-acyltransferase: protein MTYAHQTACIADGAMLGDNMTVGAFAVIEAGAEIGSGCHIGAHAVIHAGVTMGSNNRVYPHAVLGGDPQDVSFGGEDTRLWIGDDNVFREFVTVHRATSLERPTSIGSNCYLMANAHVAHDCQLDDKVTLTNLTTLGGHVQIGERAVLGGLVPVHQFVRIGSLAMVGGNTTVRKDVLPFSLVAGEPARHYRLNSVGLRRAGVTADRLRALGAAFRALRGGRRDLSGVPDGPEIALLRAWLAAPSRRGLTGFAGADERADHSAG, encoded by the coding sequence ATGACCTACGCGCACCAGACCGCGTGTATCGCCGACGGCGCGATGCTTGGTGACAATATGACGGTGGGTGCGTTCGCGGTAATCGAGGCCGGCGCAGAAATCGGGTCGGGATGCCACATCGGCGCGCACGCGGTCATTCACGCCGGTGTCACCATGGGGTCTAACAATCGGGTTTATCCGCATGCCGTGCTGGGGGGTGATCCGCAGGATGTCAGCTTCGGCGGTGAAGACACGCGGCTTTGGATCGGCGACGATAACGTGTTCCGCGAATTCGTCACCGTGCATCGCGCGACCAGCCTGGAGCGGCCAACGAGCATCGGTTCGAACTGCTATCTGATGGCCAATGCACACGTCGCGCACGACTGCCAGCTTGACGACAAGGTGACCTTAACCAATCTCACGACTCTGGGCGGTCATGTGCAGATCGGCGAGCGTGCGGTGCTGGGCGGCCTCGTGCCGGTGCATCAGTTTGTGCGTATCGGCAGCCTGGCAATGGTGGGCGGCAACACCACCGTGCGTAAGGATGTGCTGCCTTTCAGCCTGGTGGCGGGCGAACCCGCGCGGCATTACCGGCTGAACAGCGTGGGTCTGCGACGCGCGGGCGTAACCGCCGATCGCTTGCGTGCGCTGGGGGCCGCATTCCGCGCGTTACGTGGGGGCCGCCGTGATCTGAGCGGCGTGCCAGACGGGCCGGAAATCGCGTTGTTACGCGCGTGGCTTGCAGCGCCCTCCAGACGCGGACTGACCGGCTTCGCCGGCGCGGATGAGCGCGCGGACCATTCGGCTGGCTAA
- a CDS encoding VacJ family lipoprotein: MLTKTPYVKQHGSVNNARGSWRGWVATLVVSVVLAGCATTNGPSDERDPLERYNRTVFRFNDVLDRNLFKPVAQGYRRYLPTPFNIAISNFFANLGDVGVAANNLLQLKVVDAASDVGRIAINSTLGFGGLFDVGSRFGLRKHEEDFGQTLGYWGVPAGPYLILPLFGPSTVRDTPGRVVDGYLDPLVYLDGDVERIGLVGLRLLDYRADLLSTEETLNEIALDRYIALKNAFLDRREFLVHDGNPPLDEDLIKELELLE; this comes from the coding sequence ATGCTAACTAAAACGCCTTATGTCAAACAACACGGCAGCGTGAACAACGCGCGGGGCAGCTGGCGCGGCTGGGTCGCAACGCTGGTAGTCAGCGTTGTCCTGGCGGGTTGCGCGACCACCAATGGGCCGTCGGACGAGCGAGATCCGCTGGAGCGCTACAACCGCACCGTGTTCCGCTTCAACGATGTGCTGGATCGCAACCTGTTCAAGCCGGTCGCGCAGGGTTACCGCCGTTATCTCCCCACACCGTTCAATATTGCGATCAGCAACTTCTTCGCTAACCTCGGCGACGTCGGCGTCGCGGCCAATAATCTGCTCCAGCTCAAGGTTGTCGACGCCGCGTCTGACGTGGGAAGGATCGCGATCAATTCGACCCTGGGGTTCGGCGGCCTGTTCGATGTCGGTTCACGCTTCGGTCTGCGCAAGCATGAAGAGGATTTCGGTCAGACCCTGGGCTACTGGGGCGTGCCTGCCGGGCCGTATCTCATTTTGCCTTTATTCGGGCCCAGCACCGTGCGTGATACGCCAGGCCGGGTGGTTGACGGCTATTTGGATCCGCTTGTATATCTCGACGGCGATGTAGAGCGGATTGGACTGGTCGGCTTGCGGTTGCTGGACTATCGGGCAGATCTGCTGAGCACAGAAGAAACGCTGAACGAGATCGCGCTGGATCGCTACATCGCGCTTAAAAACGCATTTCTAGATAGACGGGAGTTTCTCGTACACGACGGCAATCCGCCGTTGGACGAGGATTTAATAAAAGAACTGGAGTTGCTGGAATAG
- the folE gene encoding GTP cyclohydrolase I FolE: MNDQVLEKLASGHYAGNLDAEPGESYDPRFEALVREMLVRLGEDPTREGLERTPQRVAKALDFLTSGYGMTVEQVVRGAVFEERCEDMVVVRDIEFYSLCEHHMLPFSGHAHVGYLPNHKIIGLSKVARVIDVFSRRLQVQERLSRQVADALMSILGAKGVAVVMEASHFCMVMRGVQKQDARTVTSAMLGKFREDTRTRAEFMELVRRA; this comes from the coding sequence ATGAACGACCAGGTTTTGGAAAAATTGGCGTCGGGTCATTACGCCGGCAATCTGGATGCCGAGCCGGGGGAAAGCTACGATCCTCGCTTCGAGGCTCTCGTGCGCGAAATGCTGGTGCGGCTGGGTGAGGATCCAACGCGCGAAGGTCTGGAGCGCACGCCGCAACGCGTCGCCAAGGCGCTGGATTTCCTCACCAGCGGTTATGGCATGACAGTCGAACAGGTCGTGCGGGGCGCGGTATTCGAGGAACGCTGCGAAGACATGGTCGTGGTCAGGGACATAGAGTTTTATTCGCTGTGCGAGCATCACATGCTGCCATTTTCAGGGCACGCACATGTTGGTTATCTGCCCAACCACAAGATCATTGGTCTGAGCAAGGTAGCGCGCGTGATCGACGTCTTTTCCCGACGTCTGCAGGTACAGGAGCGTTTGAGCCGCCAGGTGGCCGACGCGCTCATGTCCATTCTCGGCGCGAAAGGCGTGGCGGTGGTCATGGAGGCCAGCCATTTCTGCATGGTGATGCGCGGCGTGCAGAAGCAGGACGCCCGCACCGTTACCAGCGCCATGCTGGGCAAATTTCGCGAAGATACCCGCACCCGCGCCGAATTCATGGAGCTGGTGCGCCGCGCCTGA
- a CDS encoding alpha/beta hydrolase, producing the protein MIPRLLILTVLILCFSSVGAKAEALRDSPPPLGIAMENYAYPYPVDYLDLEIEGQDLRMAYMDVRPAEGAGDNVVVLMHGKNFFGAYWADTIRFLTAHGFRVVVPDQLGFGKSSKPDIYYTFHLLARNTRLLLDHLKIEQAAAVGHSMGGMLAARFALMYPEMTSRLVLENPIGLEDYRLKVPFKTTEALYQGVLGYTEDSIRAYHKTYYAQWRDEYEDYVQAHYRWTLSGEYPRLAWSSALTAQMVYTQPVVYEFPAIATPALVVIGQEDRTTLGRGELPPEVLATLGQYPELGRKTAAALQNARLVELDDVGHIPHLEAPRRFHTSLLKFLTPES; encoded by the coding sequence ATGATCCCAAGACTGCTGATACTGACCGTCCTGATCCTGTGTTTCAGTAGCGTAGGCGCCAAAGCCGAAGCCCTGCGCGACTCGCCGCCGCCGCTCGGCATCGCGATGGAAAACTACGCTTACCCGTACCCCGTCGACTACCTGGACCTGGAAATAGAAGGTCAGGATCTCCGCATGGCGTACATGGATGTCAGACCCGCCGAGGGCGCCGGGGATAACGTGGTGGTGCTGATGCACGGCAAGAACTTCTTCGGCGCCTACTGGGCGGATACAATCCGGTTTTTGACGGCGCACGGTTTCCGTGTCGTCGTCCCCGATCAGCTCGGTTTCGGCAAATCCTCCAAGCCGGATATCTACTACACGTTCCATCTGCTCGCGCGCAACACACGGCTGCTGCTGGATCATCTGAAGATCGAGCAGGCGGCGGCGGTCGGGCATTCGATGGGCGGCATGCTGGCGGCGCGCTTCGCGCTGATGTATCCCGAGATGACCTCGCGGCTGGTGCTGGAAAACCCGATCGGGCTGGAAGATTATCGGTTGAAGGTGCCGTTCAAAACCACCGAAGCGCTGTACCAAGGCGTGCTCGGCTACACCGAGGACAGCATTCGCGCTTACCACAAAACCTATTACGCCCAGTGGCGCGACGAGTACGAGGACTACGTGCAGGCGCATTACCGCTGGACGTTGAGCGGCGAATATCCGCGGCTTGCCTGGTCGTCGGCGCTGACCGCGCAGATGGTCTACACGCAGCCCGTGGTGTATGAATTTCCCGCGATCGCGACGCCGGCGCTGGTGGTGATCGGCCAGGAAGACCGCACTACCCTCGGCCGGGGCGAACTGCCGCCGGAGGTGCTCGCGACCCTGGGTCAGTACCCGGAACTGGGCAGGAAAACCGCCGCGGCCCTGCAAAACGCGAGGCTGGTGGAGCTTGACGACGTGGGCCATATTCCGCATCTGGAGGCGCCGCGCCGCTTCCACACGAGCCTGCTGAAATTTCTAACGCCAGAAAGTTGA
- a CDS encoding magnesium transporter CorA family protein has translation MLFVYTAVDGCLQESSYASDDILPQDAVWIDMFEPTPEEEQAVENALKLNVPTREELEEIEISSRLYKEKGVLFMTATLIAQADTPRPETTAVTFVLTETRLVTVRYAALRSFPMFISQQRRGQRPIGSGELVMLGLLDAIVDRTADLLEGAGNDLDAVSLEIFSQRGPTDAKRPAGHLQRSLRRIGRNGDITSKISESLVTLARLLAFFGQTRKDPQDPHKIKGLLEVLEYDVKSLTSHAAFLSDKTNFLLSATLGMVNIEQTDIIKIFSVAAVMFLPPTLVASIYGMNFEFMPELHWTLGYPLAVVLMIASAVVPFMFFKRRGWL, from the coding sequence ATGCTGTTTGTATATACCGCAGTGGATGGCTGCCTGCAAGAATCGTCTTACGCGTCCGACGACATCCTGCCGCAGGACGCGGTCTGGATCGACATGTTCGAGCCAACACCGGAAGAAGAACAGGCCGTGGAGAACGCGCTCAAGCTGAATGTGCCCACCCGCGAGGAGCTGGAGGAAATCGAGATTTCCAGCCGCCTATATAAGGAAAAAGGCGTGCTGTTCATGACCGCCACCTTGATCGCGCAGGCTGATACCCCGCGCCCGGAAACCACCGCCGTTACGTTCGTGCTGACGGAGACTCGCCTCGTTACGGTTCGCTACGCGGCGCTGCGGTCATTTCCGATGTTCATTTCCCAGCAGCGGCGCGGGCAGCGCCCGATCGGCAGCGGCGAACTGGTGATGCTCGGATTGCTGGATGCGATCGTGGATCGCACCGCGGATCTGTTGGAAGGCGCCGGTAACGATCTGGACGCCGTGTCGCTGGAGATTTTCAGTCAACGCGGACCCACCGATGCGAAACGGCCCGCCGGCCACTTGCAACGCAGTCTGCGCCGCATCGGGCGAAACGGAGACATCACCTCCAAGATCAGCGAAAGTCTGGTGACCCTGGCGCGCCTGCTGGCGTTCTTCGGGCAGACCAGAAAAGACCCGCAGGACCCGCATAAAATTAAAGGCCTGCTCGAGGTGCTGGAATACGACGTGAAATCGCTCACCAGCCACGCGGCCTTTCTGTCGGACAAGACGAATTTCCTCCTCTCCGCGACCCTTGGCATGGTTAACATCGAGCAGACCGACATCATCAAGATATTTTCGGTAGCGGCGGTGATGTTTCTGCCGCCCACCCTGGTGGCCAGCATTTACGGCATGAACTTCGAGTTCATGCCCGAGCTGCACTGGACGCTCGGTTATCCGCTGGCGGTGGTGTTGATGATTGCCTCTGCCGTCGTGCCGTTCATGTTCTTCAAGCGGCGCGGTTGGCTTTAG
- a CDS encoding class I SAM-dependent methyltransferase has translation MPTNVYTGRGMDYATSQPGYPAAAIDTLLKGLGEPSKLTAADIGAGTGISSRLLADRGVHVMAVEPNASMRQAADPIALIEFRDADAERTGLPDASVDLVTCFASFHWFNPDPTLAEFRRILRPLGRLALVWYGWAPGDKFSEEMRSLIFKAMSNDPPNPGGSAKQLASNANFVRIRRYTFEHRHELDLSGLIRYAQSLVFVPREGEAQQQLVSDLHALHARCADESGLVCLALRITVHLADPRLEGWSVAPARRLQQGISELLRNAGLGQSGSWLRKFR, from the coding sequence ATGCCAACGAATGTCTATACGGGCCGTGGAATGGACTATGCCACTTCCCAACCAGGCTATCCCGCTGCCGCGATCGACACCCTCCTGAAGGGGCTTGGCGAGCCGTCGAAGCTTACGGCTGCCGACATAGGCGCCGGCACAGGCATCTCCTCACGCCTGTTGGCGGACCGTGGCGTGCATGTCATGGCCGTCGAGCCGAATGCGTCGATGAGACAGGCCGCAGATCCGATTGCGTTGATAGAGTTTCGCGACGCGGATGCGGAGCGAACCGGTTTGCCCGACGCATCTGTTGACCTCGTAACGTGCTTCGCCTCCTTCCACTGGTTCAATCCTGACCCAACTTTGGCCGAGTTTCGTCGCATTCTGCGACCCCTCGGTCGCCTTGCCCTTGTCTGGTACGGCTGGGCGCCGGGTGACAAATTTTCCGAAGAGATGCGAAGCTTAATCTTCAAGGCGATGTCGAACGATCCCCCAAACCCTGGGGGCTCGGCTAAGCAGCTCGCGTCAAACGCGAATTTCGTTCGCATCCGCCGTTACACGTTTGAGCACAGGCATGAGCTAGATTTGTCCGGTCTTATCCGATACGCGCAGAGTCTCGTGTTCGTTCCGCGCGAAGGAGAAGCGCAGCAGCAACTCGTCTCTGACTTGCACGCTTTGCATGCCCGCTGTGCGGACGAGAGCGGGCTCGTGTGCTTGGCCTTACGCATTACGGTGCACCTCGCCGATCCAAGGCTTGAGGGCTGGTCCGTCGCGCCGGCGCGGAGACTGCAGCAAGGAATAAGTGAGTTACTCCGCAATGCAGGATTAGGCCAATCTGGAAGCTGGCTCCGCAAATTCAGATAA
- a CDS encoding GMC family oxidoreductase, whose amino-acid sequence MFIDARELSDGASVETEVCVVGAGLAGISLARALIGQPFRVCVLESGGLERDDDTQSLYKGESAGLPYFDLDFTRQRWFGGSTNEWGGWCAPLDPLDFEPRDWVPDSGWPITRRELEPYYERAHPLFQLGPYCYDPGYWEDALDGNRFRSLALTGSRLETKIWQVSPPTRFGHTYREEISRADNVSVYLHANVVEIETDAEARWVTRLRCRRFDGGGFTVTARQFVLATGGIETPRLLLLSNNVMDTGLGNAQGLVGRYFMEHPFFRSGILSPSEPNTPMDLYSHAGVKKTPVLGGLSPSPQLQRDEGLLNSCARLGHSYGDPHRVAALKRSIQSLRRGRMPDLPYQHFAGNLSEVVRGARDVAAYAYQRLPGRHRRFSAFILYHWVEQAPNPNSRITLSHERDRLGQNRVRLDWRLSAIDKRSARQTQRLISEALSRAGLGTLRVDLNENDFEWPRNMRGSHHHMGTTRMSHDSKRGVVDQHGRVHGLANLFIAGGSVFPTCGFANPGLTIAALACRLSDRIKYLLAGGS is encoded by the coding sequence GTGTTCATTGACGCGCGCGAGTTGTCGGACGGCGCCTCTGTGGAGACGGAGGTCTGCGTCGTGGGCGCCGGGTTAGCGGGAATTAGCTTGGCGCGCGCGCTGATTGGTCAGCCCTTTCGCGTCTGTGTCCTCGAGAGCGGAGGCCTGGAGCGCGACGACGACACTCAATCGCTCTACAAGGGCGAAAGCGCCGGTCTACCGTACTTCGATCTCGACTTCACCCGTCAGCGATGGTTTGGCGGTTCGACCAATGAATGGGGCGGATGGTGCGCTCCGCTCGATCCGCTGGATTTTGAGCCGCGCGACTGGGTCCCGGACAGCGGCTGGCCGATTACGCGCAGAGAACTTGAGCCTTATTACGAGCGCGCCCACCCCCTTTTTCAGCTGGGGCCTTATTGCTACGACCCAGGCTACTGGGAGGATGCGCTCGACGGTAACCGATTTAGAAGTCTGGCGCTCACTGGATCACGGCTGGAGACGAAGATCTGGCAAGTCAGCCCACCGACCCGCTTCGGGCACACCTACCGGGAAGAGATCAGCCGGGCCGACAATGTGAGTGTGTACCTCCATGCCAACGTGGTCGAGATCGAGACCGATGCCGAGGCTCGCTGGGTCACGCGGCTTAGATGTCGGCGCTTCGATGGCGGCGGATTTACGGTCACGGCCAGGCAGTTCGTGCTCGCCACCGGGGGCATCGAGACTCCGCGGTTGCTGCTGCTGTCGAACAATGTGATGGACACCGGACTAGGCAATGCGCAAGGGCTAGTCGGCCGCTATTTCATGGAGCACCCATTCTTCCGCTCGGGCATACTATCGCCTTCGGAGCCGAACACGCCGATGGATCTCTATTCTCACGCCGGCGTCAAGAAGACGCCGGTTCTCGGCGGCTTGAGCCCGAGTCCGCAGTTGCAGAGAGATGAGGGGCTGCTGAACTCTTGCGCCCGCTTGGGGCACAGTTACGGCGACCCACATAGAGTGGCCGCGCTCAAGCGTAGCATCCAATCCTTGCGGCGGGGCAGGATGCCCGATCTGCCCTATCAGCACTTCGCAGGGAATCTGAGCGAGGTGGTGCGGGGCGCGCGTGACGTGGCTGCGTACGCCTACCAAAGACTGCCTGGGCGCCACCGGAGGTTCTCGGCCTTCATCCTTTATCATTGGGTTGAGCAGGCGCCGAATCCGAACAGCCGCATCACCTTGAGTCATGAGCGGGATCGGCTGGGACAGAATCGCGTCCGCCTGGACTGGCGCTTGAGCGCGATCGACAAGCGCAGCGCTAGACAAACCCAGCGTCTCATCAGTGAGGCGTTGAGCCGGGCAGGTTTAGGCACTTTGCGGGTTGATCTTAACGAGAACGACTTCGAGTGGCCCCGCAACATGCGGGGGAGTCACCATCATATGGGTACCACGCGGATGAGCCACGATTCAAAACGGGGCGTCGTCGATCAGCACGGACGAGTTCACGGACTCGCCAATCTCTTCATTGCCGGCGGCTCCGTGTTCCCGACCTGTGGCTTCGCCAATCCCGGCCTGACTATCGCGGCGCTCGCGTGCCGCTTGAGTGACCGTATCAAGTACCTGCTAGCGGGGGGCAGTTAA
- the mpl gene encoding UDP-N-acetylmuramate:L-alanyl-gamma-D-glutamyl-meso-diaminopimelate ligase → MHIHILGVCGTFMGGVALLAQAAGHRVSGSDANVYPPMSTLLAKSGVTLFDGYDPAHLKPAPDMVVVGNVMSRGQPVVEDLLNRDISFMSGPQWLREYVLRERRVLAVAGTHGKTTTASILAWILEHAGESPGFLIGGVPGNFGVSARLGRGQFFVVEADEYDTAFFDKRSKFVHYRPGTLVLNNLEFDHADIFDDLDAIKRQFHHLVRTVPGDGLIVYNGEDENLRATLDMGCWTPRKTFGLEAPASDALAAPTLNWRARLTDADGARFEVTRGNGPPIDAAWTQCGAHNVANALAAVAAAHHAGVPVADGVEALAAFKGVKRRLEVRGEYAGVTLYDDFAHHPTAIRVTLAALRARVGEARLVAVLELRSNTMRMGVHREELAKSLAAADRVVVLQPPELNFSLHEILAPLGDKACILESVDAIVETLRAELVTGDHCLIMSNGGFGGLHTRLAEALSR, encoded by the coding sequence ATGCACATCCACATCCTCGGCGTATGCGGCACGTTTATGGGTGGCGTGGCACTGCTCGCGCAAGCTGCAGGGCATCGGGTGTCGGGTTCCGATGCCAACGTCTACCCGCCCATGAGCACCTTGCTCGCGAAATCCGGCGTGACCCTGTTCGATGGCTACGATCCCGCTCATCTTAAGCCCGCGCCCGACATGGTGGTGGTGGGCAACGTGATGTCGCGCGGTCAGCCCGTAGTGGAGGATCTGCTCAATCGCGACATTAGCTTTATGTCCGGGCCGCAGTGGCTGCGCGAATACGTACTCCGCGAGCGCCGGGTGTTGGCGGTGGCCGGCACGCACGGCAAGACTACGACGGCGAGCATTCTCGCCTGGATTCTCGAGCATGCGGGCGAGAGCCCCGGCTTTTTGATCGGCGGCGTGCCCGGTAATTTCGGCGTTTCGGCGCGCCTAGGGAGGGGCCAGTTCTTCGTGGTGGAAGCCGACGAGTACGACACCGCGTTTTTCGACAAGCGCTCGAAGTTCGTGCATTACCGGCCGGGCACCCTGGTGCTTAACAATCTGGAATTCGATCACGCCGATATTTTCGATGATCTGGATGCGATCAAGCGCCAGTTTCATCACCTCGTCCGTACCGTGCCCGGTGATGGTCTGATCGTGTACAACGGCGAGGACGAAAATCTGCGCGCAACTTTGGACATGGGTTGCTGGACACCTCGCAAGACCTTCGGCCTGGAGGCGCCTGCCTCCGATGCACTCGCAGCGCCCACATTGAACTGGCGCGCGCGGCTGACGGACGCCGACGGCGCTCGCTTCGAAGTCACGCGCGGTAACGGCCCGCCGATCGACGCTGCATGGACGCAGTGCGGCGCGCATAACGTCGCCAACGCCCTGGCGGCCGTCGCCGCCGCGCATCACGCTGGCGTGCCCGTCGCCGATGGTGTCGAGGCCCTGGCGGCGTTCAAGGGCGTCAAGCGTCGGCTCGAGGTGCGCGGAGAGTATGCGGGCGTCACACTTTACGACGACTTCGCGCATCATCCCACCGCCATTCGCGTGACCCTGGCCGCATTGCGCGCCCGCGTTGGCGAAGCGCGCCTCGTGGCGGTGCTGGAGCTGCGTTCCAACACCATGCGCATGGGCGTGCACCGGGAAGAGCTGGCAAAATCGCTGGCCGCGGCCGATCGCGTCGTGGTCTTACAGCCGCCGGAACTGAACTTTTCGCTGCACGAGATCCTGGCGCCGCTGGGCGACAAAGCGTGCATACTCGAGTCCGTGGACGCGATTGTGGAGACGTTGCGCGCGGAGCTTGTCACCGGAGATCATTGTCTGATCATGAGCAACGGTGGCTTCGGCGGACTGCATACCCGGCTTGCCGAGGCGCTGTCGCGCTGA
- a CDS encoding argininosuccinate synthase has protein sequence MADSNKIVLAYSGGLDTSVILKWLRERYDCEVVTFTADIGQGEEIEPARAKAQAMGVREIFIEDLSEDFARDFVFPMFRANTLYEGEYLLGTSIARPLIARRLVEIATQTGADTIAHGATGKGNDQVRFELGAYALRPDIKVIAPWREWNLNSREKLLAYARQHGIPVEQQRGEKSPYSMDANLLHISYEGGPLEDPWVEPEEAMWRWTVAPEQAPAKPTTIELTFERGDAVAIDGALMSPATLLRTLNGVGGENGIGRADIVENRYVGMKSRGCYETPGGTVLLRAHRAIESLTLDREAAHLKDELMPRYASLIYNGYWWSAERLMLQALIDASQAHINGVVRLKLYKGNVTVIGRKSETDDLFDPSIATFEDDAGAYDQTDATGFIRLNALRLKLAARRRGLR, from the coding sequence ATGGCTGACAGCAATAAAATTGTACTCGCCTATTCCGGCGGACTCGATACCTCGGTGATCCTCAAGTGGCTGCGCGAGAGGTACGACTGCGAGGTGGTGACGTTCACCGCGGACATCGGGCAGGGCGAGGAGATCGAACCCGCGCGCGCCAAGGCGCAAGCGATGGGCGTGCGCGAAATTTTTATCGAAGACCTGAGCGAGGATTTCGCGCGTGATTTCGTGTTCCCCATGTTTCGCGCTAATACTCTTTATGAAGGCGAGTATCTGCTTGGCACCAGCATCGCACGGCCGCTGATCGCCAGGCGCCTGGTGGAGATCGCAACGCAAACCGGCGCGGACACCATCGCGCATGGCGCCACGGGCAAGGGCAACGATCAGGTGCGCTTCGAGCTGGGTGCGTACGCACTCAGGCCGGACATCAAGGTCATCGCGCCGTGGCGCGAATGGAACCTCAACTCGCGCGAAAAGCTGTTGGCTTACGCGCGGCAGCACGGCATTCCGGTCGAGCAACAGCGCGGGGAAAAGTCACCCTATTCGATGGACGCCAATCTGCTGCATATCTCTTACGAGGGCGGCCCGCTGGAAGACCCGTGGGTGGAACCCGAAGAAGCCATGTGGCGCTGGACGGTCGCGCCCGAGCAGGCGCCGGCGAAACCGACCACTATCGAACTGACGTTCGAGCGCGGCGACGCGGTTGCGATAGACGGCGCGCTAATGAGTCCCGCGACGCTGCTGCGGACATTGAATGGAGTGGGCGGCGAGAATGGGATCGGCCGGGCCGACATCGTCGAGAACCGCTATGTCGGCATGAAATCCCGCGGCTGTTATGAGACGCCAGGCGGCACGGTTCTGCTGCGCGCGCATCGGGCCATCGAGTCGCTTACTCTGGATAGAGAGGCGGCGCACCTCAAAGACGAATTGATGCCGCGTTACGCCAGCCTGATCTATAATGGCTACTGGTGGAGTGCGGAGCGACTCATGTTGCAGGCGCTGATCGATGCCTCTCAAGCCCACATAAACGGCGTGGTGCGGTTAAAGCTTTACAAGGGCAATGTGACGGTGATAGGGCGCAAATCGGAAACCGACGATTTGTTCGACCCATCGATTGCTACCTTCGAGGACGACGCCGGCGCTTACGATCAAACTGACGCCACCGGCTTCATCAGGCTCAATGCCCTGCGCCTTAAGCTTGCGGCGCGCAGGCGCGGCCTGAGGTGA
- a CDS encoding LON peptidase substrate-binding domain-containing protein, which yields MTQLPLFPLNTVIFPGGALPLRIFEPRYLDMVSACLRTDTGFGICLLKSGWETDRSARIHLVGTLCKIVDWTKLPDGLLGVTAQGTQRIRVVSSQVRSDHLMIGEVEPLPAEAELPLPMEFIELSALLRQIIDEIGPPYSDTPARYDQCAWVAGRLSELLPLQMAVKQRLLEADDVRGRLALLRTELAGLHYL from the coding sequence ATGACGCAGCTCCCGCTGTTTCCGCTCAATACCGTCATATTTCCGGGCGGTGCGCTGCCGTTGCGGATCTTCGAGCCGCGCTATCTCGATATGGTCAGCGCCTGTCTGCGTACCGACACGGGCTTTGGTATCTGTCTGCTCAAAAGCGGGTGGGAAACCGACCGGAGTGCGCGCATCCATCTGGTAGGCACGTTGTGCAAGATCGTCGACTGGACGAAGCTGCCGGACGGACTGCTGGGGGTGACCGCGCAGGGGACGCAAAGAATCCGGGTCGTGAGTTCACAGGTGCGCAGCGATCATCTGATGATCGGCGAGGTAGAGCCGCTGCCGGCCGAAGCCGAACTGCCGCTGCCCATGGAATTCATTGAATTAAGCGCGTTGTTGCGTCAGATTATCGACGAGATCGGCCCGCCGTACAGCGACACGCCCGCACGGTACGATCAGTGCGCCTGGGTGGCAGGGCGTCTAAGCGAGCTGCTGCCGCTGCAAATGGCGGTCAAACAGCGCCTGCTGGAGGCAGACGATGTGCGGGGGAGGCTGGCGCTGCTGCGCACCGAACTGGCTGGCCTGCACTATCTGTAG